In Hermetia illucens chromosome 1, iHerIll2.2.curated.20191125, whole genome shotgun sequence, one genomic interval encodes:
- the LOC119646809 gene encoding uncharacterized protein LOC119646809: MNLSLILAVIFVSFVTSDVFAATCTLKFNKAYPGVFVSPYGRYDVILSAGNGTVQFDSNYGLDAYCSGGFKNYASASTPKPESQLKFTCTGSTLRYQIPGSSFTYLAKNDGSLLCDNAAQYYSQTVQYCKNTGLAYGFNIANTTSVIFGEVCTDFKKYRTDFVHYVAGVRNDLVNEQYLLNPGNVSKPLPANNVYAVNDTTFIKENQTLPTAIRSKSGNYAQLMTYRMDNLIPIKYQAGVMDSYVRNFQNAAAIPWWSNLLDFNWQQLQYLINDLSYSGWYDVYAGTSDDVQMPYETKNVTFTYDVNQLNRTIPLYVWNLVKKNDKKDTGVVVIGVNSPFFPGDKSKTVLCKDTCDKVTWLNPLKNTRKIASMGYIFCCDPKDVKKILNGFPQM, translated from the exons ATGAATCTTTCCTTGATTTTGGCTGTGATTTTTGTTAGTTTTGTAACAAGTGATGTGTTCGCAG CAACATGTACCCTCAAATTTAATAAAGCCTACCCAGGCGTATTTGTATCCCCATACGGACGATATGACGTTATTCTGAGTGCTGGAAATGGTACTGTCCAATTCGATAGCAATTATGGATTAGATGCCTATTGCAGTGGTGGTTTCAA AAATTATGCGTCAGCATCTACTCCGAAGCCAGAAAGCCAACTGAAGTTTACGTGCACTGGTAGTACCCTGCGGTACCAAATTCCCGGGAGCTCCTTCACATATTTAGCCAAGAATGACGGTAGCCTATTGTGCGACAATGCGGCCCAATACTACTCACAAACCGTTCAGTATTGTAAGAATACCGGGCTCGCTTATGGATTCAATATCGCGAATACCACCTCAGTGATATTCGGTGAGGTTTGCACTGACTTTAAGAAGTACCGCACCGATTTCGTACACTATGTCGCAGGAGTGAGAAACGATTTGGTAAATGAACAG TACCTCCTGAATCCAGGCAACGTTTCAAAACCTCTTCCTGCAAACAATGTCTACGCGGTTAACGATACCACCTTCATCAAAGA AAATCAAACTCTACCGACGGCAATCCGTAGCAAGTCAGGAAACTATGCACAACTGATGACGTATCGAATGGATAATTTGATCCCAATTAAATACCAAGCCGGGGTCATGGACTCATACGTTAGGAACTTCCAGAATGCAGCCGCAATTCCGTGGTGGAGCAACCTTCTAGATTTTAATTGGCAGCAACTGCAGTATCTTATCAATGATTTATCATATTCAGGATGGTATGATGTTTACGCTGGTACTTCTGATGATGTTCAAATGCCATACGAAACCAAAAATGTTACATTCACCTATGAC GTCAATCAGCTCAACAGGACTATTCCTCTATACGTTTGGAACTTGGTAAAGAAAAATGACAAAAAGGATACTGGGGTTGTTGTCATCGGTGTGAACTCGCCCTTCTTCCCTGGAGATAAGAGCAAAACTGTTCTTTGCAAGGACACTTGCGATAAGGTTACTTGGTTGAATCCCCTAAAAAATACCAGGAAAATTGCAAGCATGGGATATATTTTCTGCTGCGATCCTAAGGATGTTAAGAAGATACTAAATGGCTTCCCGCAAATGTGA
- the LOC119646975 gene encoding uncharacterized protein LOC119646975, protein MWPQIVFVCLIIQAAAGTCRLDFNSKAPGVFTRKFGSNNIILSTADGEISWDDNMIVNAHCRNGFMDYSYYTSTPEKDLILSCSGSTVFYKTSEYDTANQVRSGYMSCQTESTYYEATISACKQYGLAYGLFVGKQPVILADVCYNLNTMRTQFVHYVAGPRSPVVEIQSTFNPSNATVGSNVSVNALFDPEAIENENNSLVKAVQDKMPFYSEIVQYQLQELVPLDKSAGILSPYTKDFINTNTIAWWKPLKFGNWKSVEEAIAQVSASSSFDVFAGTSGVVMYPLDKRCSFTEKLTYRADQYQRNVPLYVWNYVKSRDDKTDKGVIIIGVNSPFFESGNKPDIPCEDICDSISWLSSVNNVRKMSSLGYVFCCKPGTIKLENFPDL, encoded by the exons ATGTGGCCCCAGATAGTTTTCGTTTGTTTAATTATCCAAGCTGCAGCTG GAACATGCAGATTGGACTTCAACTCAAAAGCTCCTGGAGTGTTCACCAGAAAATTCGGTTCTAACAATATCATCTTGAGTACCGCAGATGGTGAGATATCCTGGGATGACAACATGATAGTCAACGCCCATTGTAGAAATGGTTTCAT ggactattcgtattacACATCAACACCAGAAAAGGATCTTATCCTTTCATGTTCTGGTTCGACTGTATTCTACAAGACGTCGGAGTACGATACAGCAAATCAAGTTCGCTCAGGATACATGTCTTGTCAGACTGAATCGACATATTATGAAGCCACCATCAGTGCATGTAAGCAATACGGACTTGCGTATGGATTGTTTGTTGGGAAACAACCCGTCATCCTTGCTGATGTTTGCTATAATTTGAACACAATGAGAACTCAATTTGTCCACTACGTAGCTGGCCCGCGTTCACCAGTCGTTGAAATCCAGAGCACATTCAATCCATCCAATGCAACAGTTGGATCCAATGTGTCAGTCAATGCACTTTTCGATCCTGAGGCTATCGAAAATGA AAATAATTCATTGGTAAAAGCCGTCCAGGATAAAATGCCTTTCTACTCCGAAATTGTACAATACCAACTACAAGAACTAGTTCCTCTGGATAAGTCTGCTGGCATTCTCAGTCCCTACACAAAAGATTTTATTAACACCAACACAATTGCTTGGTGGAAACCTTTGAAATTTGGTAACTGGAAATCAGTGGAGGAAGCCATTGCCCAAGTTTCAGCTAGCTCATCATTCGACGTGTTTGCTGGAACATCAGGGGTTGTGATGTATCCTTTGGATAAGAGGTGTTCATTCACTGAAAAATTGACATATCGGGCGGACCAGTATCAGCGAAATGTACCTTTATACGTGTGGAATTACGTAAAATCAAGGGATGATAAAACTGACAAAGGAGTCATTATTATTGGCGTGAATTCCCCATTCTTTGAAAGTGGGAATAAACCCGATATTCCTTGTGAAGACATCTGCGACAGTATTTCGTGGCTCAGCAGCGTGAATAATGTACGAAAAATGTCATCCCTTGGATATGTATTCTGCTGCAAACCAGGAACTATAAAATTGGAAAACTTTCCAGATTTGTAA